One window of Ziziphus jujuba cultivar Dongzao chromosome 5, ASM3175591v1 genomic DNA carries:
- the LOC107420188 gene encoding DUF21 domain-containing protein At1g47330, with product MASDVPCCGTKFSLYVLIIIGLVCFAGLMAGLTLGLMSLGLVDLEVLIKSGRPQDRIHAAKIFPVVKNQHLLLCTLLIGNSLAMEALPVFLDKLVPPWAAILISVTLILMFGEILPQAVCSRYGLTVGATMAPFVHILLILFYPISYPISKVLDWMLGKGHAVLLRRAELKTFVNFHGNEAGKGGDLTHDETTIIAGALELTEKTAKDAMTPISNAFSLDLDATLNLETLNAIMTIGHSRVPVYAGNPTNIIGLILVKNLLSVDPEGAVPLRKMIIRKIPRVSENMPLYDILNEFQKGHSHIAVVYKDTNEEKEIPVEGKEDKTLEFKDNCKDLRGQPDASFNKDHKQATASAQNLGVKLEAHDGQIVIKKSGVGQQTKKSPPATPAYKKRHRGCSYCILDIENAPIPEFPPNEEVVGVITMEDVIEELLQEEILDETDEYVNIHNRIKVNMHATQEKAVDTNSSLPSQNGSSITSTQLRTVSLPPVSSYTQHSAD from the exons ATGGCGTCGGACGTGCCTTGCTGTGGGACGAAGTTCTCTTTGTATGTGCTGATAATTATAGGGTTGGTGTGCTTCGCGGGGTTGATGGCTGGGCTAACTCTGGGTCTCATGTCTTTGGGCCTTGTTGATCTCGAGGTACTGATCAAGTCTGGTCGTCCACAGGATCGAATACACGCAG CCAAAATTTTTCCGGTGGTAAAGAATCAGCATCTTCTACTTTGTACCCTTTTGATCGGGAACTCTTTAGCGATGGAG GCTCTTCCCGTATTCTTGGACAAACTGGTGCCTCCTTGGGCAGCGATTCTGATATCTGTCACTCTCATCCTCATGTTTGGAGAG ATATTGCCTCAAGCAGTCTGTAGTCGCTATGGCTTGACTGTTGGAGCAACGATGGCGCCATTTGTCCATATTCTTCTCATTCTATTCTACCCAATTTCTTATCCAATTAGTAAG GTTCTTGATTGGATGTTGGGTAAAGGACATGCCGTTCTTTTAAGGAGAGCAGAGCTCAAGACTTTTGTGAATTTTCATGGTAACGAG GCAGGGAAAGGTGGGGACTTAACACATGATGAGACTACCATCATTGCTGGGGCACTTGAATTGACTGAAAAGACTGCAAAAGATGCCATGACTCCAATTTCAAATGCATTTTCCCTTGATCTTGATGCAACTCTTAATCT GGAGACTTTGAATGCAATAATGACAATTGGTCATAGCAGAGTTCCGGTGTATGCTGGAAATCCCACAAATATAATTGGACTTATTCTG GTTAAAAATCTATTGTCAGTTGATCCAGAAGGTGCAGTTCCCCTgagaaaaatgataataagaaaAATTCCTAG GGTTTCTGAAAATATGCCTTTATATGATATTCTAAATGAATTCCAAAAGGGTCATAGCCATATTGCTGTTGTCTATAAGGATACAAATGAGGAAAAAGAAATACCAGTGGAAGGCAAAGAGGATAAAACACTGGAGTTTAAGGACAATTGCAAGGATTTAAGAGGCCAACCTGATGCATCATTTAATAAAG ATCATAAACAGGCTACTGCTTCTGCTCAAAATTTGGGGGTTAAATTGGAGGCACATGATGGCCAGATAGTTATAAAGAAAAGTGGTGTAGGTCAACAGACGAAAAAAAGTCCACCAGCTACTCCTGCTTATAAGAAACGACACAGAGGTTGTTCCTATTGCATTCTGGACATTGAGAATGCTCCCATTCCAGAGTTCCCACCCAATGAGGAGGTTGTTGGAGTAATTACCATGGAGGATGTTATTGAAGAACTTCTTCAG GAGGAAATATTGGATGAAACAGATGAGTATGTCAATATCCATAACAG GATTAAAGTCAACATGCATGCAACTCAGGAAAAGGCTGTAGATACGAATTCATCTTTGCCTTCCCAAAATGGTTCATCCATCACCAGCACCCAGCTTCGAACTGTATCCCTGCCTCCAGTTTCATCTTATACTCAACACTCTGCTGACTAG
- the LOC107420254 gene encoding uncharacterized protein LOC107420254: MVGTEETEKRYLLKAEVLDFPYSKRTRWLATRMGYEISAMSDQENGLPEFQKWPELKLPDLLFSDTVRQVHATIEKEWDPLQRSACQTAAGRALWKHVIHDPLADLLAGETYLTSLHEKIKRDCTNDAREISGVILAVRTLWIDSKLEAALHSFNAADTQVVLLGAGMDARAYRLSFLKESHVFEVDLPEVLQMKNTLLQAAMEATNYHQHLTMKAKSLSRVVADIRCNDWLEKLQISGFVPEKNTVWVLEGVLYYLSHSQAMQVLKIIADKCKLTQTVLLADFMNKASTTLSNSIFHFYSDWPDHLLPSLGFSHVKLSQIGDPDAHFGLMPDPLNLFNKLRSLPRSIQTHPDDGKPCCRLYLVQASGSPTKAIS, translated from the exons ATGGTGGGTACAGAAGAAACGGAAAAGCGGTACCTGCTAAAAGCCGAGGTACTGGACTTTCCTTATAGTAAGCGAACACGCTGGCTAGCCACTCGCATGGGATATGAGATATCAG CAATGTCAGATCAAGAAAATGGCCTGCCTGAATTCCAAAAGTGGCCTGAACTTAAACTTCCAGATTTATTATTTAGTGACACCGTTCGGCAAGTGCATGCTACAATTGAAAAAGAATGGGATCCCCTACAACGGTCAGCATGCCAAACCGCAGCCGGAAGAGCCCTCTGGAAGCATGTGATCCACGACCCTCTAGCAGACTTACTTGCAGGAGAAACATACCTAACAAGCCTTCATGAGAAGATAAAGAGAGACTGCACCAACGATGCCAGGGAAATTTCTGGAGTGATTCTTGCAGTTCGAACCCTCTGGATCGACTCCAAACTTGAAGCAGCTCTTCATTCCTTCAATGCCGCAGACACACAAGTTGTTCTCCTTGGTGCAG GAATGGATGCAAGGGCGTATCGATTAAGTTTCTTGAAGGAAAGCCATGTGTTTGAAGTTGATTTACCTGAAGTCTTGCAAATGAAAAACACTCTTTTGCAAGCGGCAATGGAGGCTACAAATTATCACCAACATCTAACGATGAAAGCAAAATCCTTAAGCAGAGTGGTAGCCGACATCAGATGTAATGACTGGCTAGAAAAACTTCAAATATCAGGGTTTGTACCAGAGAAGAACACGGTGTGGGTTCTAGAGGGTGTCCTCTACTACCTCTCCCACTCCCAGGCCATGCAAGTATTGAAGATTATAGCTGACAAGTGTAAACTTACCCAGACAGTCCTCTTGGCTGATTTTATGAACAAAGCATCAACAACACTTTCCAATTCTATCTTCCATTTCTACAGTGATTGGCCAGATCATCTCCTGCCATCTCTTGGCTTTTCTCATGTCAAACTTTCACAAATCGGTGATCCAGATGCTCATTTTGGACTCATGCCAGACCCACTAAATCTCTTCAACAAGCTCCGCAGCTTGCCTAGGTCCATACAAACACACCCAGATGATGGAAAACCATGTTGCCGCTTGTACTTGGTGCAGGCTTCTGGCTCACCTACTAAAGCTATTTCATAG